The Fimbriimonadaceae bacterium nucleotide sequence CGGGTTGTGGGTGATCACGATAAACTGTGTCGTCTCTTTGAACTCGCGTAAGAGGTCGATAAACCGCTCGACGTTGCGCCCATCAAGCGGAGCATCCACCTCGTCAAGCACAACGAGCGGTGAAGGCTTTACACGTAGTAGCGCAAAAAGGAAGGCCGCGGCACACAGCGACCTCTCGCCTCCACTCAAAAGCACTAGCCTCTGCTTATTCTTGCCCGGAAGCTGTACATCGATCTCAATGCCGCTTTCAAGCAGATTCTCTTTGTCGGTGAGTTCAAGGTTGCCCTGACCTCCGGGAAACACCTTGGCAAAGATCGCAGAAAAGGCTTCTTGGACCGCAGTAAAGGTGTTAAAGAAGCGATCTCGTGTGAGTTCGTCGAGCTCTTTAATACTGGCCTCAACTTGCTTGATGCCCTCGACGATGTCCTCCATCTGCGTCGCGAGTTCGTCGTAACGCTCCGTCAGCCGCTCAAAAGCTTCGATTGCGCCAAGGTTGACATCCCCCATCGACTTGAGTTCACGCCTTAGCTTGCTCACTAGCGCGGCAGCGTCCGAAGGGACCTCTATGGAGTCGGCCTGAGCTAACGCATCCTCTTCAGTTAGGCCGTACTCCTCCATCAAACGCTGCTGGCTGGACGCGCGTTTGGCATCGGCTCTGGCTCGATTGAGTTCGGCTTGGTGTGCAGTGTCGCCGCAGGCTTGGGCGTTGCGTCGGGCTTCCTTTGCCTGCTCTGTGCTTTGGAAGCTGCCATCGAGAAGCTCACGCTTCTTCTCTTGAGCAACCTGAAGCTTAGCGGTGACATCCGCCTGAACTTCAGTCGCACGTGCCTTGTCTTTCTTGTGGCGTTCGATGTCGTCGCGAGCGCGCTGTCTCTCTGGCTCAAGGTTGGACGCTCGTTTGTGTCGGTGCTCTTCTGCCTCTTTTGCGTTCGAGAATCGCTTTTGAGCGGCAACATATCGGGCCTGTGCCTGCTCTAGTCTCTGCATCGCCTCATTCAGTCGATTCTCAGCCTGTTCTGCGTCGGCAGATCGAGCCGCCAGTTGCTTAATCAGATGATCGCGGTCAGCCTCAACTCCAGGCAGATCAATCTCAGGAAGCTCTACAGACGCAGCCGCCAAAAGTTGAGCCAACTCGGCCTCAAGTTTGCTCTTCGCACGACCCGTGTCGTTGAATTCGTGCTGCAGGCTCTGAAGCCAGTTCTGAGCCTCCTCCAGCTCGGGTGCTTTTTCGCGAGTTTGTCCACGTAATTCAGCGATCTTAGCCTCATCGGTGAGGATCTCTTTTGTCCGCTTGGCAGATGCTTTTTCGAATTGCGATATCTCTCGCTCAATACTTTCCAGCGCACGCCCGAGCTCTGCGAGATCGGCTTTACGCTGCACCATTCCATAACCCGACTTCGCCGCCTGTCCTCCTGAAACGGCACCCGAGCTGTGTACAACCTCTCCATCGAGTGTCACCAACCTATTCCAACCCGAGGTTTTTGCAAGCCGCAACGCAACGTCAATGTCCTCAACAATCACAACTCGGCCCATAAGGCTATCGATGACAGGCCGATAGATCGAAGCGCATGAAATCAATTCCGAAGCCCGCCCAACGACACCCCGCTCATTCAAAACGCTCCGCAAACCTGGCGACGGCTCAAATGGACGCATCAGAGGGATGGGTTGGAAGGTCGCCCGACCCAAACGACCAGCCTTAAGATATTCGATGGCCCGCTTAGCGTCTTGTTCGTCTCGGACGATGAGATCGTTCGAGGACGCACCGAGCGCTGTCTCAATCGCAAGTGCGTACTCCTTATCAACTTCCACACACTCCCCGACCGGGATGTACTCGCCATCGAGCTTATTGTTCTCGGCGGCCATCATTACCGCTCGCGCGCCTTGATGAAGCCCTTCATGCGCTTCAATTGTGGATTCGATGCCGCGCCGACGCCCTTCTAACGCCGCCTTCTCGGCGAGATGTTTGCGAACGGATTGAGCCTGCTTTTCTTCCTCAGTCCGAAGCTCTTGCATCCTTGCAGCGGCCTGTTGGATGGCAGCTTCGATCTTGGAGATCGCCATCTTGGCGCTGTCGTAATTGTCCTGAGCTTCCTTGAGGGCTTTCGCAAGGTCCGGCACAGTGGACTCGATGCCCTGGATCTCGCGTTTGATCTCCTTTTCACGCTGCTTGCGGTGCTCAGTTTCGGCTTTCTGCTTGAGCCGAAGTGTGTGGGCTTCGCGTGCTTGCTGAAGCTCCGATTCCAACTTTTTCAGTTGCGCAGAAAGAGCTTTTGCATCCTCACCCGCCCCGGCAAACTCGGCGCGCAGCCGCTCTAGGTTCTCTCGCTCAAGCTCTTCTTCGGCCTTGAGCGATTCTAATTCCTGTTCAAGCTCTTTGAGGCGTTGCTGCCCCGCCGTGCCTTCATGATCCAAATTCTTTTCAAGCTCATCAAGCGAGGTAAGTCTCTGCTCGGAGAGCCGCATCGCGGCATCCGCGCGCTCAAGCGCGGTGATGCTGGATTGCTGCTGAGCGCGGAGGGAATCCATATCGGATTCCAACGCGCTGATACGCTCGCCAGTACGCCGAACCTGCGCTTCCAACTCCTCTGCGCGAGCGGACTCTTTGCTTACGAGAAGCTGTGACTCTTCGATGTGCTTTTCTTGAAGCTCAACTTCTTTGACAGCATTTGCAATCTCGACAATGAGAAGCCCGCTTTCGACCTCGCGCAAACCGCCCAACACCGATTTATAGCGCACAGCGACTTCGGCTTCTTCCCGGAGGGGCTCCCTCTGCGACTCAATCTCAGTGATGATGTCCCCAACTCTGGAGAGATGATCTTGAGCCTGAGCCATCCTCTTGAGCGACTCTTGTTTCCGCGCGCGGTAACGCTGGACACCCGCAGCCTCGTCAACCCAAGCTCGACGCTCTTCCGGGGAAGCGGCGAGGGCCTGATCAATGTCCTTCTGACCAACAATCGCGTAACCCGCCCGACCCAGGCCAGAGTCGGCAAGAAGCTCTAGAACATCACGCAAGCGGCAGTTGCGACGATTGATCATGTAGTCGGATTCGCCTGACCGCGTGAGCCGACGACTCACGGCAACTTCGGGAGTGTCAATAGGGAGCGAGCCGTCTTCGTTATCAAAGAGGAGCGTCACTTCGGCGTATCCCACTGGCTTGCGGCGTGAGCTCCCGCTAAAGATCACATCCTGGTTGGTTTGCGCACGCAATTGCCTGGCGTTGCCTTCCCCCAATGCCCAGAGGATGGCGTCGACCAGGTTGGATTTGCCGCAACCGTTTGGCCCAACAACAGCGATGAGATCGCCGTCAACGTCGAACTCGGTCTTGTCGGCGAACGTTTTGAAGCCAAATATCTTGACGCGCTTGAGCCGCATAACCTTGTGAAATCTCTCTTGAATGTACCGGGACCGCGCCGTTGTTAGCTTGAAACAGCTTCAAACCCAGTATTTCAAATCCTGTGCCCTTAAAGACGAATCCCCAAGTTCGAAGGAAGGGGGATGTTTTCCACAATGCAGTGTAGTTACCTTCCCCCTTGACGGGGGAAGGCCAGGATGGGGGTGGCAAGTGCACGTTCCTCTCTTCACAATGGCTGGATCCCCCGACTAGGTCAACGAATTGTAAAGACGTGACCACTTGCCGACGCTTTCCTACGCCCTCGGATGCGCATTCTCAAACTTCCGTCGAACCTCATCCATGTCTAAGTGTGTATAAACCTGAGTTGTCGCGACCGATTCATGCCCGAGAAGCTCTTGCACAGCACGCAAGTCTGCCCCTCCTTTGAGCAGATGAACTGCATAGGAGTGCCGCAACGTATGGGGCGAAACCTTCTCTGAGATCCCTGCCAGCTTGCAATACTCGGCAAGCTTGAGCCCAACCGTTGTCCGCCTTAGCTTCAAACCTCGATGCGACACAAACACTTCACCGATAGGCTTCTTCAGAAGTTTTGGACGTGCCTCCGCCACATACTTCTTCAGCCAGTAAACCGTATCTCCAGGCAAAGGCACCAACCGTGTCTTGCCACGTTTTCCATGCACTCGCAGCAATCCGCTATCGAAATCAAGCTGAGACATGTTTAGGTCTACCGCTTCAGAGATGCGTAGGCCCGCGCCGTAGATAAGTTCCAAGATTGCACGATCACGCAGCCCATCAGAAGTCTCGATATCAGGAGCGTTCAACAAAGCTTCAACGCGTTCGTAAGGCAACGCTTTTGGCAAAGCCCGGGCCTTCTTAAAGCCTCCTGTACTTGGCAAATCCATCGGCGGGCCAAACCCCTGCTTCTTCAAGAACTTCAAGAACGACCGAAGTGAACTCATCCGCCGCTGCGCTGTCGTTGGAGCGATGGGCGGACCGAGTGTGGATTGGTAACGCTGGACGGTAGGAAAATCGAGCTTTTGCCAGTCCTCCAACCCCAACTTGCCCAAGTACTCGGACAGCGTGAAAAGATCGCGGCGATAAGCCTCGACCGTGTGTACGCTTGCGCCACGGTTGCTCCTCAGCGAATCTAAGAACCATTCGATGGCGTCGTGGAGGGGACTGTCTTGCGTTTCCAAATCCAAATGTAAGGACGGATGTATTCGAGGTCGTGGATGGCGTACGGCTTCAAATTGACTAATTCGTCCTGGGTGCGCCCTAAGGTGATTGCGGGCTCGTAGGTCTCGAAAAGTTGTTTGGTGAAAGCCTTGAACTGGTCAACTTTGGCCTGGACTTCCGGCTTTAGCCCGCTTACCTTCTCCAGCCGCTTCAAGTCGTCAGCCTCAAAGCTGCTAAACACGACGTAATCGGGCTTGGTTTCCGTGATCAGGCGGGTGTCCCAATCGATCCTCTCCTCCCGGTTTTCGGGCCAGTAGCGGACCACGCGCGGACTCGCTGTGGCCGCCATCGCATTAGCGTAGACTTCAGGGCCAAAGCGCATCATCGCCGAGTCTGGAAAGAGTGTTGGCGTGTAATACCAAGGATCGCTCACTAGTCCTACTGTGACATCGTTCGGAGATTTCTGGGCCTCCTCCCTCAAATACACAGCGGCTTGGTCGCGTGGGTCCGTGCCCAGCATCCACGCAGTCATTCGCGAAGCTGAGATGGCGCTTCCCCCTAGTGCAAGGATGCCAAGTGCGACGGAGAAATGTCCGAGCTTCGTCTGTTGGCTCCGTGCCGCGCTCACCAGGTAGCCAAACCCCAACGCCAACGGGATCATCAGCGGGAAGGTGTAGCGTAGGAAAAGAACCTCAGCCCGCCCGATGAGGAAGTAATACAGGATTGCGAACGCGAGCACCGCGATCAGCCACTTCGCCTTCTGCCGAACGGCTAGGAAGCAGCCAGCGATTCCGAGGATCATAACAATCCCGCCAAAGCCCGTGCCCAGGTTTACAAAGTGCCACAAGAATCCACTAGGTAGGCCCTCGAAGATGAGGCCGTGCCCGGTGGAGGTGTGGAGCATCTCGAACTTAAAATCTTGAACGAACTTGCCCGTGTTCAGCAATGCACCGGGCGTTGCGACGAAGAAAGCGACCAGGCTGGCAGCGACTCCAATGCCGATCATCTTCCAGCGGTCGGAGCGCTTAAGGGCGATGTGCACCGCGATCAGGACCAGCACGGCGAGAATGCCGGTGTACTTGGTGCCCGCGCTGAGTCCGGCAAAGACTCCTGCCCAGACAGTGGCTTTGAGGATTGCCTTGTCCGAAAGAGCCTCCCCGCCCTTCAAGGAGAGGTGGCTGGGGGTGAGGGTGGTTTCTGCATCTTTGTCTGGAGGGTCACTGTCCTCAGTGACGTCATCATGCGCATGTTCCGGCAGCAGCTTCAGCGCAAAGTAGATTGAGCACACCAACAGAAAGGTCGCAAACACGTCTACCGTCTGGAATCTCGCATGAACTACGTATCCCGGCGCAACTGCAAGGGCCCCAGCCGCAAAACAAGCCCCCCAAAGCGACATAAACCGCAATCCGATCAACAGCAGGAGCAAGACGGAAAACGCACCAGCGACAGCGTTGATGATCCTTCCGGCGAGGATGCATGATCCGTTGTATCGGAAACGGGATTCGCGATCGCCCTCTTTCGGTCCGCCGCCGTAGCCTGCCACTACATCGCTGGCAATTCGTTCGACAGTAAGGTAGAGCGTCCCGTAATTGTAGAAACCTGGGTCGAACTTCCCTTTGGCAGGCTCGATCTGTCGTGACGCGCTCAAGATGACATCCTCGTCTGGATGGAGCGAATAGTGTTGTCCTTCTTTTGGCAAACCCCAGCCAATGCCCAGCAGACGGATCAGCAGCGAAACGAAGAAGAAGCCGAACGCGAGGAGAGTTACAAGCCGTTCAGGCGAGTGCTTGGGCGCTGTCGACACGGTTCGATCTTAGCACAGCAAGGAACTCCTCCACGAGGTCTGGGTCGTAGTCGGCCCCGCGCCCGTCACGCAAAACCTCGCGGGCAAGAATGTCGCCCTGCCATTTCTCAAGCCAAACGTAATCCGAAACGACTTTGAGAACCCGGGACTCAATCGGCAGGTCCTTGCCCGAAATCTTCTGGCCAAGATGAGCCGGTGCATACGTTGTGTGATGTTGCCGGACGAGGTCGGCAATTGTCCTGAGAGGAGGAAGCAGTTCAAGCATCGCGCCGCTCACATCCCCATGCTTAAAGTAGGTTTCTCGTTCCTTATCGCTCCAATCTTTGAACTCCCGCGTATTCACAAGCTTGTACGGGATGGCACACAAACCAATATCGCGCAGTCGGCAAGCAAGTTCGAGCCGCTCAAGTTGGAATTCGGTAAGTCCAACCCGCGCGGCCAAGAAATGACTTAACATCACAATCCGGTCTGTCAGCCCCTTGTGAGATGGGAATCGCAACTCAATTGCTGTCCCAAAAGCCTTTGCGGACTCCTGGAATCGCTCCTGAAGCCTCCGAGGCAGAACCACCTTCGCGTAATAGACCATCGCCAAGCAGCAGATGACCGGTAGAGCAATGGCGACGGCAAGAACCCAGTTCAATGCGCATCCTCCTCAATCACTTCACGAAAGGCCTGAACGACGTCTGGGTCGAACTGTGTTCCTGAACAACGAACGAGCTCCGATAGAGCTTGATCCACCGACATCGGATCGCGATAGGGCCGCTTATCGTTGCCGCTATTTCCTCCAGTCATCGCATCGTAGGCGTCCACAACGGCGATGATTTTGCTTTCAATCGGAATCTCGACATCGACGAGACCGTCGGGATATCCATCCCCATCGAGCCTTTCATGATGGTGGCGTATCCACGGCACGATCGGCTTGAGAGACACGACGGGAGAAAGAATCTCCGCCCCAAATGCCGAATGCTGCCGCACATGATCCATCTCAAAGACGTCAAGTTTAGAAGGCTTGTCCAGAATTTCTTCATCCACTGCGATTTTGCCAATATCGTGCAAAACTGCCGCCTCGCGAACCAGCCGTGCATTCTTCCGGTTCAATCCCAACCGCAAGGCGACCTCTTCGGCAATGAGCGAAACACGCTCAATATGACGGTGGCTGTAAGGGTGGGCTCGTTGTAGCATCAACGTGAGAGCCGTGATGGTGCCGTAGTAGTGGTCGTCAATCTCTTGGGACTTCCCGGCGACCATTCTCGATGCAAGGACCGGTAGCAGAATCAGCGCCGACCAACCTGGCATCTCCATCTCAACAAGTACACCGGCTGAGAAAGCAAACGTCAGGATCAGAGTCCACTGCCACGCGCCAGTCCAACTCAAACCATGCGGTACGAGACCGAGCCGTTTCGCGATGCGTCGAGAACTGAGAGCCACCATCCAAGCTGCATTGATTACGAGGTAGACACCTGAGTAAACCAGCGTTTGCGAGAGCCCGCCTAATTGAAGGAAGAGACCCATCGCGAATGCCGAAACGACATTAAAACCAACTAACGCAACTAACGCCCAAGCGGATTCCGAATCGACATGCTCCCTACCGCCGATGTAACGCGAACGAACAGGAGTCAGCACAAAAGCAAGCAGATCGGTCATTAGAGCCCAGACCGGCCCCGCGACCACCGCAATCGCCGCCACAAACGGTAAACGCCACGAAACTGGAGTGAACGGTTCTGTGGCCACATAGCCAAATCGGGAAGCAAGTAGCGCGAGCACGGATAGACCAAAGCAAAGGCCCATGTCTGGAGATTCAGGTGTTGGTAGAGTCGTCGAAGCCCATGCGCCAATCGCAAGTACCAAGAGCACACTGACAATAAGCCCCCGGCTCGGTCTTGCGCCGCCCGAACTAAGTCGTAAAGGCAGATACACCGATGCGCGGGTTGTTTCCGAGGTTGTATGCCGTGTGCCGCGGCCCGTTTTTCCCACCAGTCCTCCGAATTCGCCCCAAGGAATGGACTCCCAAAATGGGGCATTTGCTTCAACGCCCGCGTATTTGACTGGTGGTTGTATCGATTTGTGCCGGATTTGCACAAAAAGTTGATCCGGCATTTCTAACTTTGCGGGTGGAAGGCGAGCGCAATCAGCTATCCACGAAGATCGTTGACCAGATAGGCCCGCGAAAGCTCCATGCGAATCAGCTGTCCGTTTCGACTAAGGACAATAGGAACTTTGCTCCCTTCTTCGCCCTCCATCAGCTTCCAAAGCTTGCGTTGATCCATCCCCTCAACGTCATGTCCGTCAATAGAGAGCAAAAAGTCTCCGCGTCGGATGCCAGCCTTTTCAGCAGGGCCACCGTTAGAAACGCGGTAAACGAACATTCTGCGGCCAGATGCTTCCGGTGCTGCGCTTATTCCCAATTCAGCTTTGGGCAGATTGCCTGTCTTACCGGTCCAATTGTCAAACCAGACTCGGCGGCGCTCATAGTCAATGATAATGTTGAAATTGCTCAAAAATCCGTAGCCGATCGTACCGTCACCTTCCGCCGAACTGGATGCTGCGTCGATGATGCTCCACGTACAATCAGGAACGGGAATCCCATAGATGCTCATATCCTTAAATCGAGCGTACCAACTCGCTACTTCGCCCGAGGCGACAAAAGCCGATTTCAGAAACTTTGCATCCTGTCCCGTTTTCCAAAGCCCGATTCTCTCAAGAACATCCTTGTGAGTCGTCGCAAAAAACGCATTGCCAGTATCAAGCGCGAGAGTCATCTTTCCGCCATTTGCGGCAGCAACCGACATCTCCAGCGAGTTATGGCCCGTCGGCAACAGTTTGGCTAAGAATGTCTTCTTGTTGTCTGGAACAAGCTTGGTGATGTCATAGCTCTTCGGATAGAACCTGAACATCTTCTTTTCAAAGTTGATTTCAGTGATGTTGTGTGCGATGACCTCAAAGCCCATAATGCCGTCGCAATGTGTGTTGTAAGAGAAGGAATAATTCGCAGCAGGCTGCTGTACTGCCTCCATTTCTGTGCTGTCGATATCCTTTTGCCCGAGCTTGAGGCTCTTGATCTTGACGGTTTTTGCCTGGAACACGCCTACAAAGTCGCGCAGATTCATGACACCGGTTGCTGGCCCAATGTTGATGTTCTCATCGAGAACGACTGCCCCCGAAAATCCCGTGTCAAACATCAAGGAAGCCTTCCGGCCGTTGATCGTGGCATCAACGATGATTGCGTCTTCACCAACTGAAAACGGAACGTCGACGATTCCCGCGGGAGCCTGTGTTGTGAGGAGCAATGCTGCGCAAGTAAGAAGTGCCATACGAATTTATTCCAGATGAATCTGATATTAAAGTACGACGCACAAAGAGACTTTGTGCGTCGTACGATTCTGAAAACAGTCTACGATCTGCCTTTCCAAATATAGATCGGAATGATCAGACCAGGTAGGCCGCAACAACAGCAAAGAATGAACGGCAGAAGCCAAAGCCAGTTGCCACGCCTGTCCGCCAACTCCATGATCATCCAGATCAGCGAAATCAGTTGAATCAGTCGAGAAACAAGGCTGAGCACGGTGATGACCGGGCTAACCCCTTCCATGCTGAAGAACCCCATATTCCTGTTTTGGAAGGCTTCAGGATTCTGGAAGGCCTCCATAACTAAGGAATAGGTTGCCGCCGAGATGACAATGAAAAGGATGATGTTTAACGCCGAAAGGATGTATCCAAATCCATCCCAACCTTTACCCATGTTTTCGATAAAAGCCATGCTGTGGACGTTTCGCGTTCCGTATCCAGGCCGTTCATAACCACCGGGTGGGATATATTGCTGCCCTGGAGGCGGGGTGCCTGGACCGTGAAGGCCGGGTTGCCCTTGGGGAGGCGCACCAGCCGGAGGCCCGCTAGGCTGCCCGGTCGGAGGCGCTGCTCCTGGGTTGGGTTGGGAGAGCGGGTCGCCCGGCTGCGACAAAGAAGGCGCATCCGCCGCAACCTTGCCGGTTGGCGTGATCACGTCCGGGTTCATCTCGCGAGTGATTCTCGCAACGAGGTCCTTTGCACCCGAATGGCTTGGATCAAGCCTGACGGCTTCCCTGGCTATCGACTCCGCCTCTGCCTTATGACCGAGTCCGTACTGATGTACAGCTAAGTTGAAATATGCCTTTGGGTTACTTGGCCCACAAGAAATGGCACCTCGAAACGCCTCGGTCGCTTCGTCGTCTCGTTTGAGCTGAGCAAGTGCAATTCCTTTCAGGACATATGCCTCGCTGTCGTGGTCGTTCAGTTCAAGCGCCTGA carries:
- the smc gene encoding chromosome segregation protein SMC gives rise to the protein MRLKRVKIFGFKTFADKTEFDVDGDLIAVVGPNGCGKSNLVDAILWALGEGNARQLRAQTNQDVIFSGSSRRKPVGYAEVTLLFDNEDGSLPIDTPEVAVSRRLTRSGESDYMINRRNCRLRDVLELLADSGLGRAGYAIVGQKDIDQALAASPEERRAWVDEAAGVQRYRARKQESLKRMAQAQDHLSRVGDIITEIESQREPLREEAEVAVRYKSVLGGLREVESGLLIVEIANAVKEVELQEKHIEESQLLVSKESARAEELEAQVRRTGERISALESDMDSLRAQQQSSITALERADAAMRLSEQRLTSLDELEKNLDHEGTAGQQRLKELEQELESLKAEEELERENLERLRAEFAGAGEDAKALSAQLKKLESELQQAREAHTLRLKQKAETEHRKQREKEIKREIQGIESTVPDLAKALKEAQDNYDSAKMAISKIEAAIQQAAARMQELRTEEEKQAQSVRKHLAEKAALEGRRRGIESTIEAHEGLHQGARAVMMAAENNKLDGEYIPVGECVEVDKEYALAIETALGASSNDLIVRDEQDAKRAIEYLKAGRLGRATFQPIPLMRPFEPSPGLRSVLNERGVVGRASELISCASIYRPVIDSLMGRVVIVEDIDVALRLAKTSGWNRLVTLDGEVVHSSGAVSGGQAAKSGYGMVQRKADLAELGRALESIEREISQFEKASAKRTKEILTDEAKIAELRGQTREKAPELEEAQNWLQSLQHEFNDTGRAKSKLEAELAQLLAAASVELPEIDLPGVEADRDHLIKQLAARSADAEQAENRLNEAMQRLEQAQARYVAAQKRFSNAKEAEEHRHKRASNLEPERQRARDDIERHKKDKARATEVQADVTAKLQVAQEKKRELLDGSFQSTEQAKEARRNAQACGDTAHQAELNRARADAKRASSQQRLMEEYGLTEEDALAQADSIEVPSDAAALVSKLRRELKSMGDVNLGAIEAFERLTERYDELATQMEDIVEGIKQVEASIKELDELTRDRFFNTFTAVQEAFSAIFAKVFPGGQGNLELTDKENLLESGIEIDVQLPGKNKQRLVLLSGGERSLCAAAFLFALLRVKPSPLVVLDEVDAPLDGRNVERFIDLLREFKETTQFIVITHNPTTIAAAPVWLGVTMQEPGVSTLVPTNVGLLPEEPRQTATNGGYAVVQA
- a CDS encoding tyrosine recombinase, producing METQDSPLHDAIEWFLDSLRSNRGASVHTVEAYRRDLFTLSEYLGKLGLEDWQKLDFPTVQRYQSTLGPPIAPTTAQRRMSSLRSFLKFLKKQGFGPPMDLPSTGGFKKARALPKALPYERVEALLNAPDIETSDGLRDRAILELIYGAGLRISEAVDLNMSQLDFDSGLLRVHGKRGKTRLVPLPGDTVYWLKKYVAEARPKLLKKPIGEVFVSHRGLKLRRTTVGLKLAEYCKLAGISEKVSPHTLRHSYAVHLLKGGADLRAVQELLGHESVATTQVYTHLDMDEVRRKFENAHPRA
- a CDS encoding glycosyltransferase family 39 protein, translating into MSTAPKHSPERLVTLLAFGFFFVSLLIRLLGIGWGLPKEGQHYSLHPDEDVILSASRQIEPAKGKFDPGFYNYGTLYLTVERIASDVVAGYGGGPKEGDRESRFRYNGSCILAGRIINAVAGAFSVLLLLLIGLRFMSLWGACFAAGALAVAPGYVVHARFQTVDVFATFLLVCSIYFALKLLPEHAHDDVTEDSDPPDKDAETTLTPSHLSLKGGEALSDKAILKATVWAGVFAGLSAGTKYTGILAVLVLIAVHIALKRSDRWKMIGIGVAASLVAFFVATPGALLNTGKFVQDFKFEMLHTSTGHGLIFEGLPSGFLWHFVNLGTGFGGIVMILGIAGCFLAVRQKAKWLIAVLAFAILYYFLIGRAEVLFLRYTFPLMIPLALGFGYLVSAARSQQTKLGHFSVALGILALGGSAISASRMTAWMLGTDPRDQAAVYLREEAQKSPNDVTVGLVSDPWYYTPTLFPDSAMMRFGPEVYANAMAATASPRVVRYWPENREERIDWDTRLITETKPDYVVFSSFEADDLKRLEKVSGLKPEVQAKVDQFKAFTKQLFETYEPAITLGRTQDELVNLKPYAIHDLEYIRPYIWIWKRKTVPSTTPSNGS
- a CDS encoding HD-GYP domain-containing protein → MGKTGRGTRHTTSETTRASVYLPLRLSSGGARPSRGLIVSVLLVLAIGAWASTTLPTPESPDMGLCFGLSVLALLASRFGYVATEPFTPVSWRLPFVAAIAVVAGPVWALMTDLLAFVLTPVRSRYIGGREHVDSESAWALVALVGFNVVSAFAMGLFLQLGGLSQTLVYSGVYLVINAAWMVALSSRRIAKRLGLVPHGLSWTGAWQWTLILTFAFSAGVLVEMEMPGWSALILLPVLASRMVAGKSQEIDDHYYGTITALTLMLQRAHPYSHRHIERVSLIAEEVALRLGLNRKNARLVREAAVLHDIGKIAVDEEILDKPSKLDVFEMDHVRQHSAFGAEILSPVVSLKPIVPWIRHHHERLDGDGYPDGLVDVEIPIESKIIAVVDAYDAMTGGNSGNDKRPYRDPMSVDQALSELVRCSGTQFDPDVVQAFREVIEEDAH
- a CDS encoding PDZ domain-containing protein, translating into MALLTCAALLLTTQAPAGIVDVPFSVGEDAIIVDATINGRKASLMFDTGFSGAVVLDENINIGPATGVMNLRDFVGVFQAKTVKIKSLKLGQKDIDSTEMEAVQQPAANYSFSYNTHCDGIMGFEVIAHNITEINFEKKMFRFYPKSYDITKLVPDNKKTFLAKLLPTGHNSLEMSVAAANGGKMTLALDTGNAFFATTHKDVLERIGLWKTGQDAKFLKSAFVASGEVASWYARFKDMSIYGIPVPDCTWSIIDAASSSAEGDGTIGYGFLSNFNIIIDYERRRVWFDNWTGKTGNLPKAELGISAAPEASGRRMFVYRVSNGGPAEKAGIRRGDFLLSIDGHDVEGMDQRKLWKLMEGEEGSKVPIVLSRNGQLIRMELSRAYLVNDLRG
- a CDS encoding tetratricopeptide repeat protein is translated as MSEDHGKQFREEAIQSVQSGQPEKALELINQALELNDHDSEAYVLKGIALAQLKRDDEATEAFRGAISCGPSNPKAYFNLAVHQYGLGHKAEAESIAREAVRLDPSHSGAKDLVARITREMNPDVITPTGKVAADAPSLSQPGDPLSQPNPGAAPPTGQPSGPPAGAPPQGQPGLHGPGTPPPGQQYIPPGGYERPGYGTRNVHSMAFIENMGKGWDGFGYILSALNIILFIVISAATYSLVMEAFQNPEAFQNRNMGFFSMEGVSPVITVLSLVSRLIQLISLIWMIMELADRRGNWLWLLPFILCCCCGLPGLIIPIYIWKGRS